TTAATTAGTGAAACATCACTAAAATAAAAGAGTACTAGCTAGGTTGAAATAAAAAGCTTAAtggataaacatatatataattccaAGAGATACCATCATACTAAATATTAAATACTACAGTCTACGAAGTATATAACTTAGAGAGTATTGATTTATTCTAAAAGTTAATGAGTAAATTTCGGTCATAGTTTTAATTGAAAATTTCATATAAttgacttttctttttctttctttcttttttttttttctgtaatttatattgattttaaaGAGTTCAAAGGGTTGAACATTTCCAGCAAAATGTGTTCAGGTacattaatcttttattaaatCATTTTAGTATTTGTTAcaatattacattacattacaatataattaattaaatacacatGCTACTATGCTAGGCACAATATGTGTTTGAAAAAAAcccatcaattttattttaaatttttttttgtaaaagcGTTTGTGTATACGGTAAATGGtaaattaatactcgtaataaataccatacttttttttatatagtaactAAATAATCTGCAGGAATTACGGGCTGTaacttatctatatatatactactcgtAACAAACAACCTccaaaattaatcaataaacaCTCCTGTTTTCTCTTCTAAAACACCCTTTTATTTCTCATACTTTCTCTCGATCTCACTCTCTTTATCTGATCCAAAACTTGATCaaatccttaattaattaaaaaaaatccagGTGCattgtatatttataataatcgTTTTTATCAATTTCCATTTGCAAAACCAAGCATTATGGCATCAGATGCTGCAACTGCGGCAGCGATAAAGAAAGCAGAAGAGGAACGGAAACTGAATGAATGGCTCCCAGTTACGTCGTCTAGAGACGCAAAGTGGTGGTACTCGGCTTTTCATAATGTCACTGCCATGGTTGGCGCTGGCATTCTCGGCCTCCCCTTCGCCATGTCTGAGCTCGGATGGTACGCGTTtccttttatattatcataaatatgGAAGGTTATCATTAATGATGAAAAGTTATCATTAATGATGAAACATTACCAAATATTTTGTTCAATGacaattaaactatatatattatcataataaatcggaatattattatgttattatttttaacgTTATAATTAAATTTCTAGATGACTTAATCACTAGAAATGTTGTTACTATTTTCTGGgatgaaaaaaattaagaagattGTTGATGTCTTTAACCAAACTTCTTAAAGATGTTCTGTTTttcgttttgaaaaaaatattgtaaaaaaaaaaaaaaagaagaaacaaacaaataagGTACGTAGACCCTAACTTATTTAAACCCGCATAGGTGAAATGGTTGAGGGTGCAGCCTCAATATGAGACCTCGTAACAAAGTATAAAATTGTGGTGTTTGATCATTGTGATCGACATCCATTTAGCTCGAATTATTTCTTATCTCTCTGGGGTGATCAGATGGATGGGCTTGGTTAAGTGACTCTAACCAAAATTTTGAGGCCCGGGTTCAATTTCCTTCGAACAACTGACCCGAAAACCAGAACCAAATCATATCGGATATATCGTTAATCTTGTATATCGTTTACCATTTTATTATATCATgtttattgattatatatgtgtgtCTGTATACGTATATTGAAATTTACAATTAGACATTTAGACCCGTTATTTTCATATGGCTTCTTTAGTACTACTTGTTGGGCTAAATTGTCCAACCCAAAAACCCAAAAGATGAAAAAGGAAACTACTGAACTTTGTCGTATCTGAGAAAAAGGAAActgatttgattgattattgGAAATTTGGAATCGAATAGTTTACATTTTCAGAAAATTGAATCTTTCAATTTTAGCCTAAATCGATTCATGTTCATTCCACCaaagccttttttttttaatctcttgttatctataatattaaaagtaaacaTGACCTTAACAATATATCTTTTGGAGGACTATTCCATAACAACTAGTGAGCCTAAAGATTATTTCCAGCTAAAAAATACCTTTGATCAAAGATACATAATAACTATTAGTATAATATATGAAAGTCCTTGATGATCTCCAATAGCCAAAAAACATCTTTAAGgtcatttttttttggttgattaTTGTGACTAGAGTCATACGGGTATAGACCTCCGGGGTGACGGCGGACGACTTTGCAGACCGTCGGCTTTGGATTGTCTCACGGGTATAGAAATATTGTGTTTGTTATTTGTTGGTAGAATAATTAGAATATAGTATGTTTTTTTACTTCTTGTAGTATTGAACATTTTAGTAGAAATGATTTGAAGAAGTAATATGGTAACTTTCATGTTttccaaaattttaaatttaaagagaATAATCATTTGTATTATAATTTTTGACATACGACATAACTAATGAGTTTTGTCAATTAATTGGCCATATTACTCCGGTCATCCATCTTAAATTTGGAAAGGTTACAATTGTTTTGATAATGATGGCATCAACAATTGTAAATTGTAATGGCATCACAGATCATCATCAAGCATGTGATTTTTGTTTGGTTTatcaaaaaaattgttttcaaaaaacgagataaataaacaaaactcTGTTTTATCTAAACCAGGAAATGTCTTTTTATTCATAGttcatgaatatataaaaagtgCAGTAATTTATATAACCCAAGTTTGACAAGTTTTCTTTTATCATTGAATTAGGGGTGTTGGGGTTACTCTAATGGTTTTATCGTGGGTGATTACTCTCTATACCTTATGGCAAATGGTGGAGATGCATGAGTGTGTTCCTGGTAAAAGGCTTGATCGATATCACGAGCTAGGCCAAGAAGCCTTTGGCAAGAAGCTCGGTCTTTGGATAGTTGTTCCATTACAACTTACGGTTGAACTTGGTTGCTGCATCGTCTACATGATTACTGGTGGCAAGTCCATCAAGAAAGCAGTCGACATTTTATTGCACGATGGTGGCCCACCCATCAGAACCACGTACTACATTATGATGTTCGGCGCTGTCCAGTTCTTCCTCTCCCATCTCCCTAATTTCAACTCCATCACTGGCATCTCACTACTTGCGGCTATTATGTCCCTCGGGTAcgctttgtttttatttttatgttgaaaTAATGCAAACTATTATATCATCATAAACATATTTGGCGAATTGGCGCATTCAATGTTGTATAGAGGAGGCTTGTTATATAGTCATTAAGTGATTGAATGGAGAAAGTTACTGAATAGAAACATAATGtctgtatggattaagtcaatatagttgtttttttacttattaagtCAATAACAAACATATTTGATTAACTTAATGAATTAAGTCAATCAAAATTAAGTCATTATCAAACACTAAGTCAGCCTAATAAATTTGGTATTTAATAGATTATTTACTGAAATCAACCCAAAATACGGAAAAAAAACCCTATGTCAAAAGCCCACTCATGAATTTATAGTAAAAATACAACTAATGTATACACGGTCATTAGCAGAACTAACAAAAAATTTAGGCCCGTGGTTTTCATTATATGTATACCAAACACAAATCATAGATCTACAATGTTACATGAGCAATTAATAACAAATCCATGCTAGAAATACCTTTGTGGCTTTGTTAGTTTGATCTTATTTCCATTGGCATGGAAATGAAATGGAAGCTAATTATGCATATATgattactttttttatatagttattcTGCTATGGCATGGGCGGCTTCTTTACATAGAGGGGTTCAACCCGATGTTGAGTACACCTCAAGGCAATCAACCACCACTGGCAAGACGTTTGCATTCTTATGTGCATTAGGGGATGTAGCCTTTGCTTTTGCTGGTCATAatgttgtcttggagatccaaGCAACCATCCCTTCAACACCCGATAAGCCTTCTAAAAAACCCATGTGGAAAGGGGTTGTTATCGCGTACATTGTGGTTGCTTTGTGCTATTTTCCTGTGGCATGGGTCGGGTActatatatttggtaatcatgtTG
The Erigeron canadensis isolate Cc75 chromosome 2, C_canadensis_v1, whole genome shotgun sequence DNA segment above includes these coding regions:
- the LOC122588308 gene encoding lysine histidine transporter 1-like codes for the protein MASDAATAAAIKKAEEERKLNEWLPVTSSRDAKWWYSAFHNVTAMVGAGILGLPFAMSELGWGVGVTLMVLSWVITLYTLWQMVEMHECVPGKRLDRYHELGQEAFGKKLGLWIVVPLQLTVELGCCIVYMITGGKSIKKAVDILLHDGGPPIRTTYYIMMFGAVQFFLSHLPNFNSITGISLLAAIMSLGYSAMAWAASLHRGVQPDVEYTSRQSTTTGKTFAFLCALGDVAFAFAGHNVVLEIQATIPSTPDKPSKKPMWKGVVIAYIVVALCYFPVAWVGYYIFGNHVEDNILISLERPPILIATANIFVLVHVIGSYQVFAMPVFDMVEYFLVISMKFKPTKFLRFVARNVIVAFTMFIGMTFPFFGGILGLLGGLVFAPTSYYLPCIIWLILKKPKKFSLDWCINWACILFGASLTVLAPIGAMRQIILTAKDYEFYS